The following are from one region of the Streptomyces decoyicus genome:
- the recO gene encoding DNA repair protein RecO, whose translation MSLFRDDGIVLRTQKLGEADRIITLLTRSHGRVRAVARGVRRTKSKFGARLEPFSHVDVQFHARGSELIGRGLPLCTQSETIAAYGGGIVTDYARYTAGTAMLETAERFTDHEGEPAVQQYLLLVGGLRTLARGEHEPHLVLDAFLLRSLAVNGYAPSFDSCARCGLPGPNRFFSVGAGGVTCGDCRVPGSVVPSSEAIGLLSALLTGDWETADACEARHVREGSGLVAAYLHWHLERGLRSLRYVEK comes from the coding sequence CGCGACGACGGCATCGTGCTGCGCACCCAGAAGCTGGGTGAGGCGGACCGGATCATCACGCTGCTCACCCGGAGCCACGGCCGGGTCCGTGCGGTGGCCCGCGGCGTGCGGCGGACGAAATCGAAGTTCGGGGCGCGGCTGGAGCCGTTCTCGCACGTCGATGTGCAGTTCCATGCGCGCGGCAGCGAGCTGATCGGGCGCGGGCTGCCGCTGTGTACGCAGAGCGAGACGATCGCCGCGTACGGCGGCGGCATCGTCACCGACTACGCCCGCTACACGGCCGGGACGGCCATGCTGGAGACCGCCGAGCGGTTCACCGACCACGAGGGCGAGCCCGCCGTGCAGCAGTATCTGCTGCTGGTCGGCGGGCTGCGGACGCTGGCCCGCGGTGAGCACGAGCCGCATCTGGTGCTGGACGCCTTTTTGCTGCGCTCGCTCGCCGTCAACGGCTACGCGCCGAGTTTCGACAGCTGTGCACGGTGCGGGCTGCCCGGTCCCAACCGGTTCTTCTCCGTGGGGGCGGGCGGTGTGACCTGCGGTGACTGCCGGGTGCCGGGGAGCGTCGTACCCTCCTCTGAGGCCATCGGGCTCCTGAGTGCGCTGCTGACCGGCGACTGGGAGACCGCGGACGCCTGTGAGGCCCGTCATGTCCGGGAGGGCAGCGGACTCGTCGCGGCGTATCTGCACTGGCATTTGGAGCGGGGCCTGCGTTCCCTCCGGTATGTAGAGAAATAG